The window TTTTACCTGAATGGTGCGAAATGCGAGAATATGAGGACGCGAGGTGAAGTAACGGGACAGTATCTCCGGATCGTAATGCTGGGGTAGAGGAGTGGTGAGAATGGCTACATAGTAGTTGATGTACAACTTGAGAGCTTCGATATCAGCCATCATCAGCTCCATACAAGACAGCCCTAGCAAAAATCATAAAACAAGTTAATAATGCAATCGATGAAACTTAAATGATTAAGCAACAGCTAATTGGGCACTGCTTGGTGTAAGCAACCTGGAGGGTACGATGGGGGAGGGAAGGCCGGAGGTTGAAGTGTCTGATTCTGCTGctcttgttgctgctgcttcttcttctgctgctgctgctgttgctggagTTTTGGTTTAGGAGTTTGCTGATGCTGAGGTTGCCGCTTGCCTTTGAGAAATTGCTGCTCGATTGCATGCTTCGAGTAGCCGATATACAGCTTCAGGGCTTCGAAATCAGCAGTCATAAGATCCAGGCATGATAATCCTACCAATTGGGAGAATCCCCATCAGCAACAGGAACAATGCGTGCGCAACGGAGCCCAATCGAGATGCTTCTCTGCCGCGCGGCGACAAACCTGGCTGGTAGGAGGGAGGTGGGAAGGATGGGGCTTGGatagccgccgccgcttcctcttgctgctgctgctgctccggaGGTTTGGGTTTAGGTTTTGGttgcttccgccgccgctgctgcttcttcttctcgaGGAAGCGGAGCCAGAAGATGTCGCGGAGGGGGGCGCCGGCTGCCGCCTGGAGGAActcgccgtcgcggcggagCACTCCGAGCACCTGGTccagcgcccctcctcctcctcctcggccaccATTCCCGCCCGGCTGCCGCCGCGGCTGGTGCGGCAATCTCTGCTTGTTCCCGCCCCACCACGaccgctgctgcggcggcgaccgctTGTCgttaccgccgccgcccgtcatGGCGCAGACGGGCAGCACGGCGGGCCGCACGAGCGCCGCCATGGCATCGGCTCGGCTCCAGATTCCAGAAGCTTCTAGCAGCAGCAGGAGAGCGCGCGAGCACtagcagcggtggtggtggtacaGCGAAAGCGTGAAGGAGAAGATGCCTGGCCACACGCTCCGCACACGTCATCGGCGCATCACTCGTCTCCACAGATAGCAAAAGAACAAAGCCCATTCAGCTTCGCTTGTCGCCAAGGCCCACGGCCCATCACTACAAATGGTTGGATCGGCCCAAACTCCGTACTCAAAAGGCTAGGCCCATCATAATTCTACACATTCGGGCCATGCACAGCCCGCTACATTGTCTAAGGAAGGATGCTTATCAGTTCTCAGTTCTCAACCACAATGTAAGAATAACGGAACAAGATCATGCAAAATGCAGAGGAATTCTTACTCCATTTTGAGCAACATTTCAAACACAAATCTGAATGGACAGAAGAAAAAACATTCATGTGCACGAAATGTAGGGATATTATCACAATGGTAGAAGCATCTGTTGCATTCAGGATTACAGATACAACTAGAAAAGTGAAGAAAAAGCTGAGTTAACAACAGAAGACACGCCCTTGGCTTACATAGTCTATACACATCAAGCATACACACATGGGGTGATGCTTTGTCAGGCTCCTAGGTACGTAGGAAGGAAGCTTCCATGGACTGCAGGATACTCGCTGTGTCGAACCTGAAGTTTCGGAAGCTTTTACCTGGGCGGCTGTCAAGAGTTTGTGGGTCAGATCCTGTTCTAGTAATAACGGGGTTCTCAACAGGCGCCGCTCCAGTTGAGGAATTCTTCGCTTTCCACACAGTACCTGTCAAATGATGTGTGGTACCATAGATGTTATCACAATTATAGAGGCAAACGGTATATGTAGCACCAGAGGTTCACCAATTTTATCACAAATTACATACTAGGAGTACATTGCACCAGGTTCACCAATGGTACTACACACACTATGTACTAAAAGTTGATCATAAGTATAGCCATGAGTTCATGACTATGCCAGGATCAGACCTGCTTTAATTATGTACTAGCTGATATTTTGCTCAGTTGAGAACTACTTCTGCAGATTAACTTAGAAAACAACAAGCGAAACTTGAAGCAGAACTGCTAAAAATAATTGACAAATAATTTAACATTTTTAGGTCCTAACATAAATGGGCAAAGGGAGGATCAGAAGAAACCTCTAGCAGACGTGTCTGATTTCTGATACTGTGGGTGACGATGTGTGGCTATCCAGGCTTTTAGACCCCTGGATGAAGAAGTAAAATGTAAAGGAATTAAACAATGTAGAAACAAATTCACACTCAGGAAATGTGGATGCGGGTTAAATATTTTAGAAGCCATTAAACCAACATGCTCATGATGACTGTCtgcaccaagaaaaaaaaactaaagtggGTCAAAAAGGTACTGACTGCAAAAATGGTGCGACCATATAGAGCTTCATCCCATTCACTCCACGAGATATTGCGTCATCACCAGCAGGAAGGAGTTCATCGATGTTGTGCCATGAGATCTCCTGTCAATTTCAGAGGATCACGACTCAGTAATGCCTATTTAACTCTCTTTAACCAAAGAGAGGTTCAAAACTCAAAAGGGTCAATGGATAAACTAcaacgaaaaaaacaataaattgtAGTTACAGTAACTACAGTCTTCAAGTAGACACAAGGTAGTAAACACAACCACACAAGACAGCTAGCATTGCAAGTGATTCATACACCAGCATAAAAAGATAAAGTACCTCAGTCAGCAAGCAAAAATATGTGGCTGAACATGTACTAACTTGTCAGTTAAGTAACAATAAAGTGATTACAGAATGCTTCAAATTGAGTCTCTTCTCAACTGAGTTGAAATTTAGCAGATcattatggaaaaaaaaatctgtagaACAGCTTGTTAATCGGAAAGGAGCTATTCCTTACTATAAGCTAAGCACACACGAAGGATTATGGCCATTAATCAAACAATCAAAGTCATATTGTATCATTTTGCAATCATGTCACGCAATTCCCCTTTTCGTTTTCAGATAGCGAGTCCAAAATATTCTGAATGTAGTTGAGCAAAAAGAAATATGATAAAAACACTGAACATTTGCGTACACTGATCTCCTTCTTAGTTTGAGGCGCAAAAACAGTATCCCCCTTAACAccagttataatataaaggcgGACTCTTTGCTGCCACATTGAAACTTCAATATAATCTTCCAATTTTAAAAGCTTCGAAACATCACACCCAGTTTCCTCTAGAACCTGCATTGTTATGTAAATAAATGTCACTTACATAGACTAGTAATGCAATAAGCAAAGGGAAGTGCAAAACATGGAAACTAGTTCACGAAAGCTAAGACGTGATCACTGCatgtctttaaaaaaaattatgcacaGGACCAGCTGACAATATTTAGCTAACCAATGCTAAGCtttttttgttcctttttaAACATGAGATAGGCAATGCAATTCATTTTTAGAGAAGAAACAACAAATGGTGTATGCAATGGATTAAAATGCAAACACTAAATGAAAACAGTAAGTGTTGGAGCATGGTAGAATATCTAGAACTTTGATATTTGAATTGTAGAAAAAAGCATCTTGATGATCTAGAGAAATGTAAAACTATTGTTCAGTGACTTATACAAATTTCTATCCTTTATAAGTCTAATTTAATTGATAAAACTGCAAAGAACAACATCGATTCAGC of the Oryza sativa Japonica Group chromosome 2, ASM3414082v1 genome contains:
- the LOC4331069 gene encoding mRNA-decapping enzyme subunit 2 — translated: MAMAGGGGLNRSSSRGQLPPQELLDDLCSRFVLNVPKEDLESFERILFLLEQAHWFYEDNSVEHNPSLKSLSFKDFTTLMFNSCAALRPYRAHLDDIYKDFTHYKFRVPVCGAIILDDTYEKCLLVKGWKSSASWSFPRGKRSKDEEDHTCAVREVLEETGCDVSKLLKLEDYIEVSMWQQRVRLYIITGVKGDTVFAPQTKKEISEISWHNIDELLPAGDDAISRGVNGMKLYMVAPFLQGLKAWIATHRHPQYQKSDTSARGTVWKAKNSSTGAAPVENPVITRTGSDPQTLDSRPGKSFRNFRFDTASILQSMEASFLRT